In the Hermetia illucens chromosome 1, iHerIll2.2.curated.20191125, whole genome shotgun sequence genome, tttgcatttcgACGATAAAGCGGCATTAGGCAGTGTTATACGGAAGCTATCAAATGAATTGAGAAAAGACTTAATCGAGTCAGAATCCGATAGCGATGCACCTTCTCATTCTTCTGGGTCCAAAGGtaaattcctttttatattgACATCAGACCAGTAGCTTCTGAAACTAAATATTATCCCAGAAAATGAATACAGCTTATGGGACGATCATCATAAAATGGTTCAGGAAGCTTGGAAATCTCGAAAAAAATCCAGAATAGTCGAGGAACTAGATACACCGAATTCGATACCACCCGAattttcagtttatttgaaacagCCTGTAGTACGACTTAAAGACTCTCCGTTCGAGGTATGGACTGAAATCGTTCACAAGGTAAGAtagctaaaaaaaaaatttatatgtgTATACAGCATATTTACAATCTAACAAATAATAGCTGTGAAATGCATTTTATTCGGTTCATCTTCTTTCTACAGGACTCATCGTTACTGAAAATggtcaaaaaatatttatgcgTTGTGGCAACATCTGTTCCGTGTGAACGCGTTTTTTCAGCGAGTGGAAATATTGCAAACTGCAAGAGAAGTTGCCTCTTGGGAGAAAAACTAGATAAGCTACTTTTCCTCAAAAGTGTAGATAAAACATTTTGGGGTCATAATTGATTTCGACAGTGCCCGGGTTTCGTTTCAAtacttttataataaaaaaatgaaataaaggtTTTCTTTCTATTCGAGATACATTGTTATTTGTTTCCTTATTTAGATCTTGCTTTCTTTGCATtgataaattgaaagaaatatcGATGTTTGCTAAAATCGATGTTTTCATTCGATGTTTTTATCGGCATCGAAACATTCTAATCCAAACATCGATATTTAATGATATCGATATTTTTTGTCGATGTCGCAGCACTAGTTGCATCAAATTCTTCCAGCATATGGTCATATGGTTATTAAAACCGACCATAAGCCGCTAACGTTTGCTTTTGAGCAAAAAGCCGAGAAAGCCTCTCCTAGGCAACTTCGACAGTTAGACTACATAGGTCAAATTACAACCAACATAGTCTACATCTCGGGAGACAATAACATTGTTGCCGACGCATTTTCCCGTATTGGAAATGTAAACCTACCTACGACTTTCACCACGGAAGAACTAGCTCGTGCTCAGAAAGATGACGATGAACTTCAGGACATCCTACGTTCTAATACATCATTGGACTTACGTAAACTTCGCATAGACGATACCGAAACTTTTGTATTCTGCGACATTTCTACAAAAGAAATCCGTCCATACATACCCAAAACACTCAGAAAGAAAATTTTCGATACGACCCATCGACTATCGCATCCCAGTGGTCGAGCCACGAAGAAGGCGATACAACGGAAATTCGTTTGGCCGTCGATGGCGAAAGACATCACCGAATGGTCACGTACTTGTCTAGCATGTCAACGAAGCAAAATCGCTAGACACGCCAAACCCTCTCATGAACACATACAAGTTCCAGACACACGATTTAGTCACGTACACATCGATATTGTAGGACCTTTGACGCAGTCGAAAGGATATTCTTATGTGCTTACGATGATCGACCGGTTCACACGGTGGCCGGAAGCAGCCCCACTTAAGagtatcactgcagatgcatTTTACACTACATGGATTTCAAGATTTGGAGCACCTACAGTCTTAACATCAGACCAAGGAACCCAATTCGAATCGATGTTATTCAAATCGTTATCGCATTTGGTAGGTTGTGAAAAGATCCGAACTACAGCATGTCATCCAGCCGCTAATGGAATGATTGAGCGCTGGCACCGCTCATTCAAAGCTTCGATTATGTGTCACTACAGCGCCGAATGGATAGACAGTTTGCCTACAGTTTTATTAGGACTCCGTATTAGCGTTAAAGAAGACATAGGTTCATCAGCAGCGGAACTCGTTTATGGTACCACACTTCGATTACCCGGAGaatttttcttcaacgaagacaTGCCGCCAGATCCTAAATTCTTCGTAGAAAAATTTCGTGAAATCATGCGAAAAGTACGTCCTACTCCTACGAAACATCACGGAAAGCCGAAAATTTTCATCCACAAGGACATGTTCACTTGTACACACGTCTTTATTCGAGTAGATCGAGTTAAGAAACCACTTGAACATCCGTATGAAGGAACATTCCGAGTGCtcgaaagaacttcagacaacgTTTTCGTTATCGACGTAAAAGGTAAAGCAACCAGCATCAACATCGAAAGGCTTAAACCGGCGTTTATCGAAGCTGAACCAATCAACCCATCTTCAACTATAACACAGCCCAACCCAGCTACACCTACACTCAAGACGTATCCCGGACCTGGAAAGAAGACAACGAAAACGAAATCCGTAACTTTCGCAgcataaatattttttcagaaatttcatAGTTCACGCAATGTTTACACACGCAACGATCGCAACTTGACATTTGACATTTGCCAAGACACTCGGAGGGGAGTGATGTAGCGGAGCTATTCAAATTTCCTAATTTCACCACTATCGAAACGAAGCGCTGCAGTCTACAAGAGGAGATCGATCTgtcaattttctaaaaatcCTCTCGAATCTTCGCGGCGTCACGAAAGAATGTAAAAATACAGACTCTTGAATTTTAAGTATTATAacgtttaaataaataaataaatattatatttggacTACACACAAACGTGTTCTTTTGAACCTAACGCCAaaactcactcattttagaacgcaccaagggagtggagaattagcggtggaaaaatgccgttggttgggacagtaaggaccgcatggaaataagccggtctcttctgttccaaccgcggcggtgtagACACCTAAAATAGTGAATCGGTTACGAGACAATTTtggattatttaaattttcacaaaactataaaatagatttcaatattttcaagatTAATAAAGAAATTATCTAACATTTCGTAAATGATCATTAATCTTTTAAATTCGTGACCCCGACGTGTTTTGAACACGCAACCTTCTGATCTTATTAAGAGTTTAAATTGTGATCATagttcagataataataattaaaaatcgctgcaagagacggcgttgaagtatttttcatcgcgggttctccgttttctggatggtgatttcggtctgcgctggagagcgtccgttTCGGTTGTCATTTctgtgttcgtgcgtgcatttgtgattgcggcctgccgtgtcggagcaaaattcaccgcgttttcatcataaactcaccgcgtgttcattgaaaactattactttttttttgttgttactcGAAATgtcgcaagtgaccgccctcgccgtacgcgttcctccgttttggcggcggaacccggagctgtggttcgtgcatttggaagcgcagttccaaatgtccggcatcacatcggacgcgacccgcttcaactacgcggtggtcggcctggacgaagagtccattcttatggtgtctgacgtagtgaagtcggcatcatacacgcagctcaagagtgagCAATTTCCGAATATGTGAAATGTAAGACCTGTGAcggaaatgtgaagtttcaaacTGCTTCTGAACGAGGACTTGGTTATAAAATTGTTTTGCTGTGTGATAAGTGTGCAGATCGTAACCTAAATTCTAGTCCTTTTGTCGCGCACTCTTATGAAAAAAATCGACGATTTTTATTTGTCATGAGAGTCCTCGGATTAGGGTTAAAAGGTGCAGCAACATTTTGTGGATTAATGGATATGGAGGCTTTTATATCACAGTCCACTTAcgatttaataattaataatattcaCTCCAGTGTAAAAACAGCCACCGAAAAACTTTTTCAACACGTTTgtactgaagaaaaaaatttgactTCCGAACATTAAGGTGATGAACATTCGACAGAATTAACTGTATCTGGCGATGGCACATGGAAAAAACGAGGGTTTACTTCCTTGTACGCTGTGACATCATTGATCGGATACTATTCTGGTAAAATCATTGATATTGTTGTAGAAAGTGTCTACTGCAAACTGTGTGAAACTTGGAAGAAGAAACTCAACACCGAAGAATACAATGAATGGTATGAAGAACATAAAAATACTTGGATTGCAAATCATTCTGGTTCTTCTGTCAAAATGGAAGTAGATTCAGTCGTTGAAATGTTCCAACGTTCATTGGAAAAATTTAGAGTCATGTACAAAAATTACATCGGAGACGGTGACTCTAAAACGTACTCGGGAATTTTAAAAGCTGCACCTTACGGTAATTAAGAAGTTGTGAAAAAAGAATGTATTGGACACGTACAGAAACAAATGGGCACGCGACTCCGAGATTGtgtcaaaaaaaatgttgaaacagttgaaaacaaaatgggaaaaaaaatacaaaaaaaaaaaactctcggTGGTTAAGGCAAACTTACTGGAAAGATGATCGATAAGTTGACAGTTTATTATATGATAGCTTAGCGATAAGGAGAAATTGTGAttccattaaaaaaatgtataatgcTATATGGGCCACATATTATCACTATTGTTCAACCGACGAAAAACCTCAACACGATAAGTGCCCGGACGGACCAGACTCATGGTGCAGTTGGCAGAGGGCTGCAGCTTCCGATGAATTATCCACTTTGGAACATGATTATCAGCCATTACCAGAAGATGTTGCTGTGGCTATATTTCCGATTTTCACAGATCTCAGCAGTAAGAATTTATTAGAAAGATGTGAAGGTGGTTTTAACCAAAACAATAACGACAGCTACAATCAACTAATTTGGAAAATCTCTCCCAAAATTGTTCCGGCTGGTTCGACAACTGTGGAAATCGCTGCATACATAGCTCCCGGCATATTTAATGAAGGAATGGCatcactattatattatatgaaggCAATAGGAATCACACTTGGACCCAATGCGCATTCATATGCTGAAAAAAAGATGAGCAGCGCGTGATCATTTCCGATATCAGAGCGCGTGAGAGCACCCGAGATGGAAGAATGGCTCGCAGACAACATCAGCTCGAGTTATTAGAAGCTGCCGAAGCGACGGAGGTTTTATTAAATGGTCCTGGAATAAACGACTCCatgtaaattgaaaaaaaaaattttcatcttACGTAAAgtccttttcaaactttaaacgcgtttttctcaaaatggtgttttcaaagtcgatgaccaacattactcaaaaacggctaaaccgattgatctcaaattttgacacaagctTCTTAACCTTCATACGTTCTTCTGGTCATTTCTgaccaaaattgatttttcgttgACTCTGTATTAGCTGTTTGTTATTCAATGAACTTTAAATATGGTAactgataatttattttcttcctaAACATGTTAGACACCagagtatttttaaaaaatgctccGTTCTTGCACAGTAAAAAATGTTACGTTTAAGTTCCTTGGGTCAAAAACGACCAATcgaatgaattttgcgaattctGGGGATAAATTCCAAtaggaaaattgttttcttgtATTGCATAGCATCCTATATGTGTTGCAATGTATTTCATCATCTTATTGCACATAGCGTGCAATGTATTGCATCATCCTCGAAGGGCTATAAAAGCGCGAGGTCATTGAACAAGTGTATCATTTGGTAAATCGTTGCCGTATAGTTTAGTTGCATAAAAGCatggactttatcgaagtagcggAGAGTTTTAGTGACGAGGACGAGGAAGTATCCgaaattgaagattatgaatCGGGCGATGAAGAAATTGAAGTTTCGAACGACGACCTTGaagaaattattctggaagaccTACCCGAATATTTATCTAGAGACAAAACTATACAATGGTACGAACATCCTTTCCGACATTCACGAAGAAGTACAAACCCATCACTACAACCCGGAATAACACGCTACGCCGCTTCAAGGATCTCTGATATTCAGTCATCATTCGATCTATTTCTACCACCGCAGTTGGAAACGATAATTTTGCGAAATACGAATCGGGAAGGACGTAGAGTCTTAGGAGCCACTTTTGAAGATATCGATACGCCAACTTTGCGAGCTTACATCGGACTTTTGATTCTTGCAGGAGTGTACCGATCTAACAATGAAGCAACTGAAAGTTTGTGGGATGCTGAAATAGGACGTCCAATTTTTCGAGCCGTCATGTCGAACAAAACGTTCAAGAAGATCTCACGATTCATTCGTTTTGATGATCGGTCCACGAGGAGTAGCCGCCGGGAAACAGACAAGTTTGCACCCATCCGCGAGCTGTGGGACTCGTGGGTAGATATTTTACCAAAACTCTACAATCCGCAAAAGAATATTACCATTGACGAGCAGCTGGTTCCCTTTAGGGGCAGATGTCCTTTCAGGCAATATGTGCCAATGAAACCTGCTAAATATGGAATGAAAAATTGGGTAGCTTGCGACAGCGGTACAAGCTACGTCTGGAATATACAACCTTACACCGGAAGAATAAACAATACACCAGAAAGAAATCAAGGAATGCGAGTCGTTCAAGACCTGACTGCTGGATTGAAAGGTTACAACATTACggtagataatttttttacatcCTATGAACTTGCACAAAAGCTCTTGAAACGAGGGATTACATCAGTTGGAACAATTCGAAAAAATAAACCTTCGATTCCGAGAGTTCTTTTGGAATCAAAGAAGTGGCCTGCACAAAGTTCGAAATTCGCATTTACCAAAGATACGACGTTGGTTACGTATGTACCAAAGAAAAATCGAAGCGTTATTTTACAGAGCACACTACATACTACTAATTCTATAAATAATAAGGAGAATAAAAAACCGCTTATCATCGAAGATTATAATGCGTCGAAAGGTGCGGTAGATACTTTGGATAAACTTGTCGCTTGCTactcaacgaaaagaaaaactaaaagatgGCCAGTAGCAGTTTTTTGCAACATTATTGATATATCGTGTTATAATGCATTTATATTGTTTACTCAGGTAGAACCGGATTGGAACAAAAGTAAACTCTACAGGCGGCGACTTTTTTTGGAGCAGCTCGGTCGCGCACTGGTGAATCCATATATGCAGATGAGGAAGTCTCTTCCTAGAGCCTTAGCGTCTGCAGACATTGTattgaaaagcagaaatttaACTGATGACACCAATAACACTACAACAACAAAAGAGGAATCTGCCAAAAGAGGACGATGCAAATTTTGCCCTAAAGACATAAAAACCTCATTTACTTGTAACAATTGTAAAAGGTATGTGTGCAAGCGACACTTTATTGTAAAGTGCAAAGACTGTTAAAACAATATAATGTTTTGAAtactaataaaaattattatcgtttcttgaatttttttcatgatttcTTTACATTTTCTCCATGTGGTCAAAAATGACCATAGGACCTTCAACGCTAGTTGAAAAGAGGGTCGTATGAaggttaaatatattttttagtaattgatcgaAGATTTTATTTGACCGACtaatacttttttttataaacaatttaaggccgaaattttggccgaaaatcaattttttttctagaaaccaccattttgtcaaaaaaatttattttgcttattccttcgattaattactagatttaacattactttaacgaaatctgtttggttttttaatttcagaGGTTCCAGTTCAGTGATATACCGTAAAACGTCTTTTTTGAGAGGAGCTCCCGGAGATCAGCTGTAGCTCCtgtccaaataaatatttttactagttttaagtctgaaaatattgttaaaagataccataatatatgttcaaatatttagatcaataaattttctcaaaaaaaaatctggaaaattcgCTTTTTTTCGGCCTTttaactgtatataaccccttatGTCACAAGCCAGTAGTCATATGCTAGAATAAATTTAGGTGAACTAATAGAATGCAAGCTGTAAGCGAGAAGAGACTGAAAAGAGTTAGGTATGTCCGTAATAATCTGTCTGCAAAAGGTTTTGAGGGAAAAGGAATATTTAAAGGGACATCCACAGACCATAAACGACTCACAGAATATGCATCCCAAGCCATAAAGGAATGTCTTCAAGCCGCATAGTTATGCTGGTTTGCAACCTGGAGTGTTGACCTGTGGTGAGTTGGACCACACTCAATAGCAACTCAGAGTTCCCCCATGACTGTCTCACTGAGAGATCGGTATTTGTCATCCAGCCCTAGAGTGACTTGTAGGTAATTCCTGGCTGATCCGATGAATACAAGGATGCCCATTTGGAACGACCAGCCCCTCACTGACTTTGAAGTACAAAGTACATCAGGGAAAGTCTCGCTCCATCAGGAGCATTCTCATTTCACACTATCACGCTACTTTTTATCTTCTTTCTGTTTGATCGTGAATTAAGATGTCGGAGGACATCGGGCTGCCTTTAGT is a window encoding:
- the LOC119646974 gene encoding piggyBac transposable element-derived protein 4-like — its product is MDFIEVAESFSDEDEEVSEIEDYESGDEEIEVSNDDLEEIILEDLPEYLSRDKTIQWYEHPFRHSRRSTNPSLQPGITRYAASRISDIQSSFDLFLPPQLETIILRNTNREGRRVLGATFEDIDTPTLRAYIGLLILAGVYRSNNEATESLWDAEIGRPIFRAVMSNKTFKKISRFIRFDDRSTRSSRRETDKFAPIRELWDSWVDILPKLYNPQKNITIDEQLVPFRGRCPFRQYVPMKPAKYGMKNWVACDSGTSYVWNIQPYTGRINNTPERNQGMRVVQDLTAGLKGYNITVDNFFTSYELAQKLLKRGITSVGTIRKNKPSIPRVLLESKKWPAQSSKFAFTKDTTLVTYVPKKNRSVILQSTLHTTNSINNKENKKPLIIEDYNASKGAVDTLDKLVACYSTKRKTKRWPVAVFCNIIDISCYNAFILFTQVEPDWNKSKLYRRRLFLEQLGRALVNPYMQMRKSLPRALASADIVLKSRNLTDDTNNTTTTKEESAKRGRCKFCPKDIKTSFTCNNCKRCDGPGDSTSFEQRKDPAARKTKEYLTTRLEQLENLWTTFSERNEELQELPHYVPDYPYFEKQYFSSMQRHEPIQEQVPQCSLTPGNRDDSRATIGECSENVVVEEQSEGNLDFLSVNAVGSNRAKFKFYSLLTILELNRLDNNDTIADDLNVSHTS